CCTATACTTTCACAAATAGATAACGTTTTACCTATGGCTGCCAGCAATAGATATGTACCTATTCCTTTTCTTTCAAATCTGGAATCTACTGCCAGCCGTGCAATTTTAACCCCAGGGTATTTGCGGTACTCGTAATGTTCAAGTCCATCTATTACGGCTTTAGCTTCAATTGTATCTGCTATCAGAGTATAAAATCCGACCAACTCACTATTCCAAAAGCATAAACTGGTTCTGCTGATCAAGTTATTTTGATCGTTAAGAGCATCGTTTTTCAGAAAATCATTCAATTCCCTGCTTAAACAGCTAAAAGAAGAAAGATTATGAGTTTTATTAAGAGGTATTGTGTGAAGTTCAGAGTCTGGAATTATGGAGTTCAAGCTTAAAACCTGTTTTTCTCATGTATTTTCTTTGCGCGCTTGAACATTTCTACCATTTTCTTTGAAACTACGGGATTTTTTTCGTTCCTGAAGAATTCCTTTGCATCTTCTCCTTCAAGAACAAGACCAAGTTCAATAGGCTTTGCCATTGTCAATTCCTTCCTTTTGTATTATCGAATAATCTATGTTAGTCTTATTTATATATTCTTGTTGTAGACCCTTGTCCTGACTTCCTGCAGGATAAGTCTATCTTTAGACCTTCTCTTAATATTATTTTAATATTATAAAGAAAAACCCCACGCTATTAATTGTTTTTTAACTTTAAGGCGGGAAGTCCCCTTCCTCGGAGCGAAGCGACAGGTGGGGGATGAAAGCCGTCAACTTCCTCACGTTCTCTTGTTATTGATTCTGCTAACTTACTTGTATTATTAAGGCCATTATATAGTGCTGTATTGTCACCACAAGCTGAAGCGAGAACCAAGCAAGGCGGTTGGAAACAGGATATGGCAACTCCTGAAGGGATCGGGAGATAACGCCACTGAAAGGTGGAAGCTGTAAAGCATCTCAAGTATATCACGCTCATAGATTCCAATTCAAATTCCATCACCTGCGGAACGCGGGGAAGAGCCTGTATGACTTGTCGCCATTAGGCGGAGGGGTGACTCAGGAAGCTCCTCCCTCAAAACTCTGAGCTTCGCGAAGAGTTTAGGGAGGGGTAGTTCACGATTACTCTGATCCCCAGAATATAAATACCAATCACTTTCCCGTGTTGTAATCAATAACCTGTAATTGCTGCCAACGTGCATTTGCAATATTTGGGCTAAACGGTTCCATTCTTTTAACTGCGCATCTAAATTATCTAGTACTATTAAGGGGAGCTCACCAACCTTAATTCGCGAACGTATATACTCAACAATGGAATCAAGTTCTTTGGAGTCCATGCACCAAGAAAGAAGATAGACTGAATAGTTATTGCTTAGTTCATATGCAACACGCCAAGCAAGGGTTGTTTTTCCTTGTCCGCTAGATGACTTTATAATGATTATGGTGCTGTCATTTATTGTGCTTTTTATCTTATTTTCTAAATCTGGTCTAGGTACAGGGAGCCCTGCTACAATGTCAGCTGGATCGGCCTTTTTCCCTTCGTAGTACATCCCATCGTTTGAAGCAGATATCTTCCTAAAATCGATTGGCTTTATCCAATGCACGGCAGGATTCACCGCACCTCGGTTAATATCTTCCCTAACTTCAAGGATGTATTTGTCCAACTCACTTTTGTCGATGCTTTCTCTATTCTTCATTTTAGAGAAGCACAGGTAGAATAATGAACGTGCATACAATATTTCATTGCCGGTTGAAATGTCATATCGTTCAATCAGCATTGGCTCAATTGACGCTTTAATCGAGCCTCGATTCACTCGTTCAAATTTGAGGCACCTTATAAAATCTCCAAAGCGGTATCTTTCCCAGTTCCAATAAGGTGTACTTTCTTGAATCTGTTTGATGATATTTGTCCAATACTCTATGGCATTGTTATCCAATTTCTCATCATCTCTACGGTTAACAAGTTTTTTGAAATTACCATCAGCAATGTTAAAATCATATATCAAAACAAAAGCGCGAGAATTATTTGAAATGTCATGTAAATATACTTCAAGAAAATTTTTCAGAATGCTTTTTAAATAACTTGCATCCTGTCGGTTTTCAGAATATTTCACCTGAATATGTTCAATATGTTTAGTTTTTTCAAGAACATAAGTATCAATATCTTCTAAGCCCTCAAGACGAATCAATGCAGTTTCATCCCTTAGAAACTTAAGCAATGTGTAACAGGAATAAAGACATTGATAATCGAATCCAGTCAGCGCAACTGCCCCACCATCTCTTGAATTTTCAACTTTGGTAAGGTCGTAACTGTTTTTTGATGTCACTTTCCCTTTTTTCCTTTTACTTTTTGACATAAAACAAGCTCTCCTTTGCGCTTTAGGTAATTTCCATAATCATAACAATAATTAAAAAAGTATTGATTAACACTGCTTCAATCGTTTCTCTAAATATTAGGTAATGTACTTATTCTTCTATAAATTTGCTTTTAAGTTTCTATAGGTTACATGGTAAAACTTATAAATATCTAAAAGTTTCTGATTCCAGAAAAATTACAGAACACTTCTAGTATGCAAAACTGACATAACTTTACTAAAAACCGTAATACAAAAAATGTTACTTCTGTTTTATTGTCTGATTATTATAAATGGAAATTGCCTTTTTGGTCTTATTTTTCTACAATTGCCTATGTGTTTGTTTTCTCGATCATTACATGCCATATAGGAATATGCTTGTTTCCTTCGATAATTCCAAACTTTAGAGCAAAATTATCTCGAAAAATACATAGCAGTTTGAAAATAAGCCTTTTGATAGCTGTTTTACTGCTTTTAATTTTGCTTCAACTTACCCCTGCATGAATAACTCAGAAGCTCGTCTAAAGCCAATAGAGGCCTTTTCTTTTTCCTTCGGCTTATCTTTCGGCTTAGAGTCCGATTTCTCGCGAGTCCGCAGGAAAGCACCTGAGAAAAAGGCTTTTGCTTTATCATTGCCTTTCTGGAAAATCCTTTTACCTTCTTTTCCTACTACACTCACACGAGCCCAGAACCCTTTTGTTTCATGCTTTTCAGGACTCTGTTTTATGTCTCTGCTTGCAGACCAGAACTGAATATTGAAGGCCCAATATAGAGCTCCGGAACGAGGAGACATTGACTTTTCAAGATAATCAGATAGAAAGCCGGCAGGAGTTTGGCCACCTGCTTCTTTTGGAGGTTTACGCGCCCAGGTCCAGCCTTCTTTAGTTTGTAAAAGAGTTATGAAACTTTTATTGATGTGTCAATAAAACTGGTTTTGGGACAGACTCCTTATATATATCAGAATAGTTGATTTTGCATCCACCTGTTTCAATCCCTCTAAGGTCTGATTTTAGCAAGTGAGTTACAGATCAATGTTATATGGATTAAAAAGTTAGGGAGGGACATACCTTTAATATGAGATTAGTCGTATGGTCTCCTCATTTGGGATGTAGATATACCCACCTACTCTCAACTGTTCCAATGCTTTTTCAAAGAAGAGACCGGGAACTCGGGTATTTTGTCTTACAGTCTCAAGAGTTAGCGGAACACCTGCATCATTCCTGAGAGTCAGTTCTTTTAATAGTGTTTCTGCATGTGAATTCAGTCTATAGATTTGGTCTACATTCAGAGGCTCTATGTTCTGTCCTACCATTATCTCTGAAACCATAGAGTACCATGCCTGGAAACTTTGAGCAAGTTCAGCAGGGGTAACAATAGACTTGAAGGTAATTCTCGCAAAAGCCGCTACAAGCTGGGGAATAGCTCCTCCGATGTCCTGAAAAAAGGGAACCTCTTTCTGGTCAGTGATTCGGTCCAGCATATCATAAATCATAACCTCCACTCTTTTGTAATGCCTTGGAAGAAGCACAGGATTGAAAAGAAGAGTATCCAGCAGGTAATTTCTGATTAATGCCTCATTGTGCTCCACATTCTCTTTGATCTCACTGTACGGCTTAAACTCTGCATCAAAGGCTATGGGAATATGTACAGGGACATTATTTGCATTATAGTAAGCAACACTGACCTCCTGGCTCTCGGGCAGGTTAATACGTTCATTCTTTGTAGTAGTTTTATAAAAGTTGGGAGAGTCTATCTGCCTGAATTCGTTAGGAATTAGAGACATTATCCGGTTAAACTCTGCAAGCTTCTTGTTTTTTTGAGAGTTTGTGAAAACTATGGTATTGACTCCCCCTTTTAAGATCTCGGCTACCTGGGGAGAGGAAACTGTATGCACTCCTATACAGTCTGCTATCTCATGGATGTTATACCTATCTTTGATAGGGTAGGTTATCAAATGCAAGTATTCCTCCCTATCTATCAGTCCCTTAGTCCTTAGTCTGTTTGGATCTACCGTTTCCCAGCCTGTGATATATCTGATCTCAAAAGTCTGTAGCACTCCACCTATAACTTCATACTCTATGGAAGTCTCGGCAACAGTTACTCTTATGAGGGTCCTTTTTGGGGGGATTTCTCCTATCTTAACTACATAAATTATATTTAAAGGATTCCTCAAAAATGGGGAAGGGTCTAAATAGAAAATTCCTAGCTTCTGGTTCCTGAATCGGACATATCCCATATTCTCTTTTTCAAAAAGAAGTTTATATTCAGCACCAGAAAACTCATACCCACGTGTTCTTTCCTGCAATGGTAAGGACATAAGTCTCAGATTCCTTTTACTTTCAACTCTATAAAACCCTTATTTTACTTTAGCCAGAAGTGTTTGTGATATTTCAGATTCTCATTTCAATCCTCTTAGGTCTGATTTTATCTGGTTTCTTTATTTAGTATTCACTTCCAATATATTTATAACACCCAAATCCCATAGAATTTTTTTCTCTAATAGCCGAGAGATAGACTCATAGACCTGTATTGCTCTGATATGAAGAGACTTTATTTTGTAGAATCAGATTGTTGTTAAAAAAAGCTAAGTAATGCAGTTCTTTTTTTCTTTTTTGAAGTCTCCATTTCGTGGGGGAATTGACATAAGCCGTTAAGTACTTATCCGAAAAGTCATAAGGCATTAGAAAATTACAATGGTTACAGTACTTTTGAATTACTCAAATCACCTTACCTGCTTCCCGTTATTTTATTCCTTAACTTATCCCATACTTCAGAGCCCGGTGAATCGCTAGTTAGGTAAATAATAATATGATAGACTATCAGGACTACGGCAAGAATGACATAACCAATTGCTGTTTTTTCGAGATAAGATATGCTAGCAAAAATCGCAGCTAAAAATACTATAGTTACCAACCAACCCTCTAAGCTGATGGGACGATAACCCCATCCAAGAATTCTCTTGCCAAACCATGCTTCTTTAGTAATTCTTGTCATATTTCACATATCCTTATTGAGATTATTCTAAAAATATGAACTAACTGCTTATTAAATGGCTCTATGTATAACTGTACTGCTCTTGACTCTGATGTTTTTTTACATAACTTACCCGGAGTTTTATTCTGTACTTTAGAGTTTTTTCTGGTAGTGAGTTTCATATAATTTGTTTGTCTGGTTTATTCTTCTCGTCTTTTTTTTCCGTGATTATATTTATATCTGGATTTGCCGTTTTTGCATGGCTTTTATGTGTAGATAAGAAGGTTTTTTTCTTAAAGGTCATATTTTTTGATTTGCATGCTCCCAAACAATGATATAGCATAAAATCAAGATAATAGTAGTCAGTCCGAAAACGGGGATTTCGGTGACCTGCAGGCGCAATTGCCCGCTTAAAAAGCTCTAAAAGCTTTCACGTGCCTCAAGGGGTTATCGAGGTAGTCCTGCTAAAAATTTTGTCTTAGACATTAAAAACTCTGATAGGTCAAAAGTAGATTCATTAAAGTAAACCAGCGGCTGAAATAAACCGATCTAACTGATCTGGAAGATTTCTTCAATATGTTTTTTGACCCTGGCTATATAAAGCCAGGAGTAAATCTCTGAATTATTTCGAGGGGGAGACTAACCATGAGCGATATGACACTTAAGGAGAGACTTTTAAACGCATTGGAAGGAAAGCAAGTTGACAAAGTACCTGTTTGTTCCGTAACCCAGACCGGGATCGTGGAACTGATGGAGGAAGTGGGAGCTCCCTGGCCGGAGGCTCATTCTGATCCCGAACAGATGGCAAAGCTGGCAATAGCAAACTATGAGCTTAGCGGGCTTGAAGCTGTAAGAATTCCTTTTTGCTTGACCGTGCTTGCTGAAGCCATGGGCTGTGAAATCAATATGGGCACGATTAACAGGCAACCGTCTGTTATTGCTCATCCTTACACCAAGGATCTGGAGGGTATGGAAATGCCTGAAAATCTGCTTGACATGGGCAGGATCCAGGCTGTCCTTGATGCAATTAAAATCATAAGAGAAAGAGTAGGGCCGGATGTACCTATTATAGGAGGAATGGAGGGTCCTGTTACTCTTGCCTCGGACCTTTCGAGTGTAAAGTCTTTTATGAAATGGTCGCTGAAAAAACCCGAGCTTCTTGAACAGGTGCTGGACTTTGCAACCGAAGCCACGATAGCGTACGCAAACTCGATGGTTCTTGCTGGGGCAGATATTGTTTCTATTGCAGACCCCGTAGCATCTCCTGACCTTATGAGTCCTGATTCATTCAAAAATGTACTTCAATCCAGGCTGCAGAAGTTCTCCTCAAACGTGAACTCAGTTACAGTTCTGCATGTCTGCGGTAATGTAAACCCGATCCTTGACTACATGGCAGACTGCGGTTTCGAAGGCCTGAGCGTGGAAGAAAAAGTTGGCAGCATAAAAAAGGCTAAGGAAGTGCTTGGGGACAGGGCGAGGCTTGTAGGGAACATTTCGAGTCCATTCACACTGCTTCCAGGTCCGATTGATAAGATCAA
The genomic region above belongs to Methanosarcina horonobensis HB-1 = JCM 15518 and contains:
- a CDS encoding dsDNA nuclease domain-containing protein: MSKSKRKKGKVTSKNSYDLTKVENSRDGGAVALTGFDYQCLYSCYTLLKFLRDETALIRLEGLEDIDTYVLEKTKHIEHIQVKYSENRQDASYLKSILKNFLEVYLHDISNNSRAFVLIYDFNIADGNFKKLVNRRDDEKLDNNAIEYWTNIIKQIQESTPYWNWERYRFGDFIRCLKFERVNRGSIKASIEPMLIERYDISTGNEILYARSLFYLCFSKMKNRESIDKSELDKYILEVREDINRGAVNPAVHWIKPIDFRKISASNDGMYYEGKKADPADIVAGLPVPRPDLENKIKSTINDSTIIIIKSSSGQGKTTLAWRVAYELSNNYSVYLLSWCMDSKELDSIVEYIRSRIKVGELPLIVLDNLDAQLKEWNRLAQILQMHVGSNYRLLITTRESDWYLYSGDQSNRELPLPKLFAKLRVLREELPESPLRLMATSHTGSSPRSAGDGI
- a CDS encoding GNAT family N-acetyltransferase, coding for MNSIIPDSELHTIPLNKTHNLSSFSCLSRELNDFLKNDALNDQNNLISRTSLCFWNSELVGFYTLIADTIEAKAVIDGLEHYEYRKYPGVKIARLAVDSRFERKGIGTYLLLAAIGKTLSICESIGCRYILVDSKQNSIGFYQKNEFKLVEKYKNREFVPMYLNIQPVVAEMNFETKD
- the mtaA gene encoding methylcobamide:CoM methyltransferase MtaA — encoded protein: MSDMTLKERLLNALEGKQVDKVPVCSVTQTGIVELMEEVGAPWPEAHSDPEQMAKLAIANYELSGLEAVRIPFCLTVLAEAMGCEINMGTINRQPSVIAHPYTKDLEGMEMPENLLDMGRIQAVLDAIKIIRERVGPDVPIIGGMEGPVTLASDLSSVKSFMKWSLKKPELLEQVLDFATEATIAYANSMVLAGADIVSIADPVASPDLMSPDSFKNVLQSRLQKFSSNVNSVTVLHVCGNVNPILDYMADCGFEGLSVEEKVGSIKKAKEVLGDRARLVGNISSPFTLLPGPIDKIKEESKKAIAEGVDVLAPGCGIAPMTPLTHIKAMVEARDEYYT